Proteins encoded together in one Anaerosporomusa subterranea window:
- the purF gene encoding amidophosphoribosyltransferase → MFYSKDDDKLREECGVFGIFAPGEAVALNTYWGLYALQHRGQESAGIAVTDGCQMDVQRGMGLVNEVFRQGLPSMAAHIAIGHVRYSTTGSSLLCNTQPLMVSYAGGRISLAHNGNLTNASELRGELEKQGGVFQTSIDSEVIVSLIARSTKPTVEERITESLARVKGAYCLVIMTEEKLIGVRDPHGFRPLCVGKLNDGWVIASESCALDTVGAEFYRDVRPGEMVVIDKDTITFSQFVQGDRQALCIFEYIYFARPDSIIDGQSVYEARLQMGRELARESGIRGDIVISVPDSGTTAAIGFSYESGIPFAEGLMKNRYVGRTFIQPEQKKRDTSVRMKLNSVTSVVEGKSVIMVDDSIVRGTTSGKIVRMLKEAGAKAVHMCVSSPPIGYPCYFGIDTSMRKDLIASSKAIDEIRQFIGADSLHYLSIEGLERSVPNLSPKHMCYACFNCDYPSSVPQTSESGDKYMFEAKSKCESCGGC, encoded by the coding sequence GTGTTTTACTCTAAAGACGATGATAAGCTGCGGGAAGAGTGCGGGGTATTTGGCATCTTTGCGCCTGGTGAAGCTGTTGCCTTGAATACGTATTGGGGGCTGTACGCACTGCAACACCGTGGTCAAGAGAGTGCGGGAATTGCCGTAACTGATGGTTGCCAAATGGACGTACAACGCGGTATGGGCCTTGTCAACGAAGTCTTTCGTCAAGGGTTACCGTCAATGGCTGCCCATATTGCGATTGGCCATGTCCGGTACTCAACAACCGGTTCAAGTCTGTTGTGTAATACACAGCCGTTGATGGTTTCCTACGCGGGAGGCCGCATTAGCTTGGCTCATAACGGCAATCTGACCAACGCCAGTGAACTGCGTGGGGAATTGGAAAAGCAAGGTGGCGTTTTTCAAACTTCGATTGACAGTGAAGTGATTGTTAGTTTGATCGCACGCTCTACCAAACCGACAGTGGAGGAAAGAATCACGGAAAGCCTCGCACGGGTAAAGGGCGCCTATTGTCTGGTTATTATGACCGAAGAAAAGCTGATCGGTGTTCGTGATCCTCACGGATTTCGCCCGCTGTGTGTCGGCAAACTCAACGACGGCTGGGTGATTGCTTCAGAGTCTTGCGCTCTCGATACCGTGGGGGCGGAGTTCTATCGCGATGTACGGCCAGGCGAAATGGTAGTTATCGATAAAGATACAATTACGTTTAGCCAGTTTGTTCAGGGTGACAGACAGGCGCTTTGCATCTTTGAATATATCTACTTTGCCCGTCCGGATAGTATCATTGATGGACAAAGTGTCTATGAGGCTCGGCTGCAAATGGGACGTGAATTGGCCAGAGAAAGTGGAATCCGTGGCGATATCGTTATTTCGGTACCTGATTCCGGCACAACCGCCGCTATTGGCTTTAGCTACGAGTCAGGCATCCCCTTCGCTGAAGGGCTGATGAAAAATCGCTATGTCGGTCGTACTTTTATTCAGCCAGAACAGAAGAAACGCGATACCAGTGTTCGAATGAAACTCAATTCTGTTACCTCTGTCGTTGAAGGCAAATCAGTTATTATGGTTGATGATTCAATTGTTCGCGGGACGACAAGCGGTAAAATCGTGCGCATGCTGAAAGAAGCGGGAGCGAAGGCTGTTCATATGTGTGTCAGTTCTCCGCCTATCGGCTACCCCTGCTACTTTGGGATTGATACATCAATGCGTAAAGATCTCATTGCATCATCGAAAGCGATTGATGAGATTCGTCAGTTCATTGGCGCTGATTCATTGCATTATTTATCGATTGAGGGGCTCGAGCGCTCTGTGCCTAATTTATCCCCTAAACACATGTGTTACGCCTGCTTCAACTGCGACTATCCCAGCAGCGTTCCCCAGACCAGCGAGAGCGGCGACAAGTATATGTTTGAAGCGAAGAGTAAGTGTGAAT
- the purC gene encoding phosphoribosylaminoimidazolesuccinocarboxamide synthase — MEKKPIYEGKAKQVFTTANPDELVVYFKDDATALNGEKKGTIINKGVLNNKISTFFFELLGKHGIPHHFIRLLSDREMLVKRLDILKVEVVVRNITAGSLAKRIGWEEGKKLSRPVLEMYYKNDELGDPLINDYHIYAMGLAQPEQVAKMAEYALKINSILSGYLKAKKLELIDFKLEFGLHNGEVLLGDEISPDTCRFWDSETGEKLDKDRFRRDLGNVEEAYHEILFRLTGEKA; from the coding sequence ATGGAAAAGAAACCAATTTACGAAGGCAAAGCGAAACAAGTCTTTACAACCGCAAATCCCGATGAACTGGTTGTGTATTTCAAGGATGACGCTACTGCGTTGAATGGCGAGAAAAAGGGTACGATCATCAATAAAGGCGTGCTCAATAATAAAATTTCCACATTCTTCTTTGAACTTCTCGGTAAACATGGCATTCCCCATCACTTTATCCGTTTGCTGAGCGACAGAGAAATGCTTGTGAAACGATTGGACATCTTAAAGGTGGAGGTCGTCGTTCGCAATATCACCGCCGGCAGCCTGGCCAAGCGTATTGGTTGGGAGGAAGGGAAAAAGCTCTCCCGTCCAGTGCTCGAAATGTATTATAAGAACGATGAGCTTGGTGATCCTCTGATCAACGATTACCATATCTACGCGATGGGTCTGGCGCAGCCGGAGCAAGTCGCAAAGATGGCCGAATACGCGCTGAAAATCAATTCGATCCTCAGCGGCTATCTGAAAGCTAAAAAGTTAGAACTGATTGACTTTAAATTGGAGTTTGGTTTGCATAATGGCGAGGTTCTGTTAGGAGACGAGATTTCGCCTGATACCTGCCGCTTCTGGGATAGTGAAACTGGTGAAAAGCTGGATAAAGACCGTTTCCGTCGCGACTTAGGAAATGTGGAAGAGGCATACCACGAGATTCTGTTTCGCTTGACAGGGGAAAAGGCCTGA
- the guaA gene encoding glutamine-hydrolyzing GMP synthase, whose amino-acid sequence MHAKTQDLVLVMDFGGQYSQLIARRIRECGVYCEIIPFSTPIEKIKSMKPNGIVFSGGPSSVYGEKAPRCDEAIFTLGVPVLGICYGMQFTAHTLGGEVSRAQTREYGNTRLCIEGESSFFAGVSKETQVLMSHGDFIAKAPAGFSVIARTDNTPVAAMADEQRRIYGVQFHPEVQHTPEGMKMLRTFLFDICACKGDWNMGSFVDQAIASIRAQVGDKRVLCALSGGIDSSVAAVLVHRAVGDQLTCVFVNHGFLRKGEPEQVVKTFRDGFHMNLVYANVVDRFMGRIAGVTEPEAKRKLIGDEFIRVFETEAAKLGEIDYLVQGTLYPDVIESGTETAAVIKSHHNVGGLPEDMKFSLVEPLRDLFKDEVRLLAKELGLPEDIVWRQPFPGPGLAIRIIGEITEERLNILREADAIVHQEIKNAGLYRKVWQSFAVLPAMKSVGVMGDERTYAYTVGLRIVSSEDGMTADWVRVPYEVLDVISRRIVNEVKDVNRIVYDITSKPPSTIEWE is encoded by the coding sequence ATGCATGCAAAAACCCAGGACCTGGTTTTGGTCATGGACTTTGGCGGTCAGTATAGCCAATTGATTGCCCGCCGTATCCGCGAATGCGGCGTATACTGTGAAATTATTCCGTTTTCGACTCCTATCGAGAAAATCAAGTCAATGAAGCCGAATGGGATTGTCTTTTCCGGTGGACCTTCCAGCGTGTATGGCGAAAAGGCACCTCGCTGTGATGAGGCGATCTTTACCTTGGGTGTCCCGGTACTTGGGATTTGCTATGGGATGCAGTTTACCGCCCATACGCTTGGCGGCGAAGTCAGCAGGGCGCAAACGCGTGAATATGGAAACACTCGGCTTTGCATAGAAGGTGAAAGCTCCTTCTTCGCTGGCGTCAGCAAGGAGACACAAGTATTGATGAGCCATGGTGACTTTATTGCCAAGGCACCTGCTGGCTTTTCTGTCATTGCGAGAACTGATAATACTCCCGTAGCAGCGATGGCTGATGAACAGCGTCGGATTTATGGCGTGCAATTCCACCCCGAAGTGCAGCATACCCCAGAAGGAATGAAGATGCTGCGCACGTTCCTGTTCGACATTTGCGCTTGCAAAGGGGACTGGAACATGGGCTCGTTTGTCGACCAAGCAATAGCTTCAATCCGCGCCCAAGTTGGGGACAAGCGTGTGCTATGTGCGCTCAGTGGCGGTATTGACTCGTCAGTTGCTGCTGTGTTGGTACACCGGGCTGTCGGTGACCAACTAACCTGTGTTTTTGTTAACCATGGCTTTTTGCGTAAGGGTGAACCTGAGCAGGTGGTAAAAACCTTCCGTGATGGTTTCCACATGAACTTGGTTTATGCAAATGTCGTAGATCGCTTTATGGGCCGCATTGCCGGGGTGACTGAGCCTGAAGCCAAGCGAAAACTGATTGGCGACGAATTTATTCGTGTGTTTGAGACTGAAGCTGCTAAATTGGGAGAGATCGATTATTTGGTTCAGGGAACATTATATCCTGATGTCATCGAAAGCGGGACAGAAACTGCGGCAGTGATTAAGAGTCATCATAATGTCGGCGGTTTGCCGGAAGATATGAAATTTAGTTTGGTTGAGCCGCTGCGGGATTTATTTAAAGACGAAGTTCGTCTATTGGCAAAAGAGTTAGGCTTACCGGAAGATATTGTTTGGCGTCAACCCTTTCCGGGACCGGGTCTTGCCATTCGGATAATCGGAGAGATTACTGAGGAACGGTTAAACATCCTGCGGGAAGCGGATGCTATTGTTCACCAGGAAATTAAAAATGCGGGACTGTACCGCAAAGTTTGGCAATCCTTCGCTGTCTTGCCGGCGATGAAGAGTGTCGGCGTGATGGGCGATGAGCGTACCTACGCATATACAGTAGGACTACGTATTGTTTCCAGCGAAGATGGCATGACTGCTGATTGGGTGCGGGTTCCTTATGAGGTTCTTGATGTCATATCGCGTCGGATTGTTAATGAAGTAAAAGACGTGAACCGTATTGTTTATGACATTACCTCTAAGCCACCTTCCACGATTGAGTGGGAATAA
- the pdaB gene encoding polysaccharide deacetylase family sporulation protein PdaB yields the protein MLIDLRRWLNRRYWFYSIVGLFAISSFYVQVAEYANSGPVAIAGTRTEQKVVALTFDHSWGNKFTPSILDTLKKNNLKVTFFIMGPWAQKYADVAKRMVDDGHEIGSHGYKHENYGDMTAEWVKEDIKKSHAQIKEATGVEPALIRPPNGHYSRRSLQATEEMGYKTIIWNADSLDWKNPGRDVIIDRVVKRLKPGAIILLHASDTPVQTAEALPILVEKIKAEGYQIVTVGELLTKYAENGVIRH from the coding sequence GTGCTTATCGACCTGCGTCGGTGGTTGAACCGCAGATATTGGTTTTATAGTATTGTTGGCTTGTTTGCAATCAGTTCATTTTATGTCCAAGTTGCAGAGTACGCCAACAGTGGTCCGGTCGCCATCGCCGGAACCCGCACCGAGCAGAAGGTGGTGGCATTGACGTTTGATCATTCCTGGGGGAATAAGTTCACGCCATCGATTCTCGATACACTGAAAAAGAATAATCTGAAGGTAACCTTCTTTATCATGGGGCCTTGGGCACAGAAGTATGCCGATGTGGCAAAACGCATGGTCGACGACGGACACGAAATTGGCAGTCATGGCTATAAGCATGAGAACTATGGCGATATGACTGCTGAGTGGGTTAAGGAAGATATCAAGAAGTCGCACGCGCAAATTAAAGAAGCAACAGGTGTGGAACCGGCATTAATCCGCCCGCCGAATGGCCACTATAGCCGCCGCTCATTACAGGCGACAGAGGAAATGGGCTATAAGACGATTATCTGGAATGCCGATTCATTGGATTGGAAAAACCCCGGGAGAGATGTGATTATTGACAGAGTGGTCAAGCGGCTTAAGCCAGGGGCCATCATCTTACTGCATGCGTCAGATACGCCAGTGCAAACCGCTGAGGCACTACCAATTCTGGTTGAGAAAATTAAAGCAGAAGGATATCAGATTGTAACAGTGGGTGAGCTGTTGACAAAGTATGCAGAGAACGGCGTTATAAGGCATTAG
- the purE gene encoding 5-(carboxyamino)imidazole ribonucleotide mutase: protein MKAAIIMGSDSDLPILQPALDTFKEFAVEYEVVIASAHRTPDKVHDFASTARDRGVQVIIAAAGAAAHLPGVVAAYTTLPVIGVPVNSTSLGGIDALLSIAQMPAGIPVATMAINGAKNAALFAMQILGVQDTEVQAKLTAHRSRMAEEVERKAQKAAEAIQRQ, encoded by the coding sequence TTGAAAGCTGCTATCATTATGGGAAGTGATTCTGATTTGCCAATCTTGCAACCTGCACTTGACACGTTTAAGGAGTTTGCTGTTGAGTATGAGGTGGTCATCGCATCTGCCCATCGGACTCCGGATAAGGTCCATGACTTTGCCTCAACAGCCAGAGACAGAGGCGTACAAGTTATCATCGCTGCCGCCGGTGCGGCTGCCCACTTGCCGGGAGTCGTGGCTGCTTATACGACTTTGCCGGTCATCGGAGTGCCTGTAAACAGCACCTCACTGGGAGGCATCGACGCCCTGCTGAGCATCGCGCAAATGCCGGCTGGCATTCCAGTAGCGACAATGGCGATCAATGGCGCAAAGAATGCCGCTCTGTTCGCCATGCAGATTTTGGGTGTTCAAGATACAGAAGTACAAGCCAAGCTAACAGCCCACCGAAGCCGCATGGCGGAAGAAGTGGAGCGAAAAGCTCAAAAGGCTGCAGAAGCTATTCAAAGACAATAA
- a CDS encoding NCS2 family permease gives MLEKLFALSARQTDVKTEVMAGITTFMTMAYILFVNPSILGAAGMDKNAVLLATAIGAGLVTIMMGVFVNYPIALAPGMGLNAFYAFTVVLGMGVSWQVALGAVFISGLIFILLTVTHIRQLLVEGMPASLKYAITVGIGLFITVVGLKLSGLMTIRVSLIPPTLEKLIASHGNGTPMHFETIIAMGNLADPPVLLAVFGLILTGVLMARRVSGAMLVGIFTTTLIGIAMGVVKIPAGFSPVSIPDFSNNAFFALDIAGALQMGLMTIIFTFTFVELFDTMGTLVGTATKAGLVDKDGKFPGIGKAMLVDATGVSLGAVLGTSTITAFVESAAGVGAGGRTGLTAVVCGILFMLALFFTPLAGLIPDAATAPALIIVGALMMESVKRIDFDDFTEALPAFLTIVIMPFTYSIANGISVGLVMYPLLKLVSGRAREVHWIVYLLAVLVVMRFVFLAE, from the coding sequence ATGCTTGAAAAACTTTTTGCGTTAAGTGCTAGACAGACAGATGTGAAAACAGAGGTTATGGCAGGGATAACCACCTTTATGACCATGGCCTATATTTTATTCGTTAATCCAAGTATTTTGGGCGCTGCCGGTATGGACAAGAATGCGGTGCTGCTAGCAACTGCCATTGGCGCAGGCCTGGTCACTATAATGATGGGTGTGTTTGTTAATTACCCGATTGCATTGGCTCCTGGCATGGGCTTAAATGCGTTCTATGCCTTTACCGTTGTCCTTGGTATGGGTGTTTCCTGGCAGGTTGCTCTGGGGGCAGTCTTTATTTCTGGTCTTATCTTCATCCTGTTGACTGTAACCCATATTCGCCAATTGCTGGTGGAAGGTATGCCTGCTTCCTTAAAGTACGCCATTACTGTGGGCATTGGCCTGTTTATTACCGTCGTTGGATTAAAACTATCTGGACTCATGACTATCCGTGTTTCACTGATTCCACCGACGTTGGAAAAGCTAATCGCATCCCATGGCAATGGTACGCCAATGCATTTTGAAACAATTATCGCGATGGGGAACTTAGCAGATCCCCCTGTTCTGTTGGCTGTTTTCGGATTGATTCTAACCGGCGTTTTGATGGCTCGTCGCGTCAGTGGCGCCATGCTTGTTGGCATTTTTACCACTACGCTGATTGGCATAGCTATGGGGGTAGTAAAAATTCCCGCTGGCTTTAGTCCTGTGTCTATTCCTGATTTTAGTAATAACGCTTTTTTTGCCTTGGATATTGCTGGCGCTCTACAGATGGGCCTAATGACAATTATCTTTACCTTTACGTTTGTTGAGCTATTCGATACCATGGGGACCTTGGTCGGAACAGCGACAAAAGCCGGCTTGGTTGACAAGGATGGTAAATTTCCCGGCATTGGCAAGGCTATGCTGGTTGATGCGACTGGTGTCAGTCTAGGCGCGGTTTTGGGTACCAGCACAATTACTGCGTTTGTCGAGAGCGCTGCCGGTGTTGGCGCTGGCGGTCGTACTGGTCTCACGGCTGTAGTCTGTGGCATCTTGTTTATGTTGGCGTTGTTCTTTACTCCGCTAGCTGGCCTTATTCCTGATGCGGCGACGGCGCCTGCTTTGATTATTGTTGGCGCACTGATGATGGAGTCTGTTAAACGTATCGATTTTGACGATTTTACTGAAGCGCTACCAGCTTTTCTGACTATCGTAATTATGCCTTTCACTTACAGCATTGCCAATGGCATTTCAGTGGGCCTTGTCATGTATCCGCTGCTCAAACTGGTTAGCGGACGCGCTCGCGAGGTGCACTGGATCGTGTACTTGCTAGCAGTTCTGGTGGTTATGCGATTCGTTTTCCTGGCTGAATAA